AGCGAGGAGGGGAGTCCAAACCAGTCTGCCCCGATGTTGACTAAATCTGGGGTCACATTCTCTGCTGAGAAGCTGGTGAGCGAAGTTCCCTCCATGACCATACTGGACAAGAAAGATGGTGAGCAAGCCAAGGCCCTGTTTGAAAAAGTCAGGAAATTCCGTGCCCATGTGGAAGACAGTGATTTAATTTACAGACTCTATGCCATTCAGACAGTCATCAAAACAGTGAAGTTTATCTTAATCCTTTGCTACACGATGACATTTGTTGCTTCTATAGATTTTGACCATGTGTGTGAGCCTGAAATAAAGCATTTGACTGGATATGCTAAGTTCCAGTGTACACATAACATGGCGTTTATGCTAAAGAAGCTCCTTGTCAGTTATATTGCTCTCATATGTGTTTATGGCATTATCTGTATTTACACACTGTTCTGGCTCTTTCGGCGACCTCTTAAGGAGTATTCCTTTGAAAAGGTCAGGGAGGAGAGCAGCTTCAGTGACATTCCTGATGTTAAGAACGACTTTGCTTTCCTCCTCCACATGGTTGATCAGTATGACCAACTGTATTCAAAGCGCTTCGGGGTTTTCCTCTCTGAGGTGAGTGAGAACAAACTTCGGGAGATCAGTCTAAACCACGAGTGGACATTTGAGAAGTTGCGGCAGCATGTAACGCGGAATCCTCAAGAGAAGCTGGAACTTCATCTCTTCATGCTCTCAGGAGTGCCGGATGCTGTGTTCGATCTCACCGACTTGGAAATCTTGAAACTAGAACTGATCCCAGAGGCCAGGATAACTGCTAAGATCTCACAGATGATAAACCTCCAGGAGCTGCACTTCTACCACTGTCCTGCCAAAGTTGAGCAGACTGCTTTCATTTTCCTTCGCGATCACCTCCGGTGCCTTCATGTTAAATTCACAGATGTTGCTGAGATTCCCAGCTGGGTTTACTTGTTGAAAAACTTAAGGGAACTGTACTTGGTGGGTAACCTGAactctgaaaacaacaaacttaTCGGACTTGAGTCCCTGCGAGATCTCAGGCACTTAAAAATTCTTCATCTCAAAAGCAACCTCACAAAGATCCCGACAAACATAACGGATCTGTCACCACACCTGCTCAAACTGGTCATTCACAATGATGGTACGAAGCTCTTGGTGCTGAACAGTTTGAAGAAAATGATGAACCTCGCAGAGCTGGAGCTACTTAATTGTGAGCTGGAGCGAATCCCCCACGCCATCTTCAGTTTAAACAACCTTCAGGAACTTGATCTAAAATCCAACAACATTCGTTCCATTGAGGAGGTCATCAGCTTCCAGCACCTCAAAAGACTAACATGCCTCAAACTTTGGCACAATAAGATCATCACCATTCCACTGTCAATCAGCCATGTCAAAAACCTGGAGTCGCTCTATCTGTCACACAACAAGCTGGAATCCCTCCCATCACCGTTATTCACCCTTCTCAAGTTGAGGCACCTCGATCTTAGTCATAACTCTATAGTGGTGATACCGCTGGAGGTCGGCTTCCTGCAGAACCTCCAGCATTTTGCCATTAATGGCAACAAAGTTGAGGTAGTCCCAAAGCAACTGTTCAAGTGCACCAAACTACGAACATTATGTCTCAGCCACAACTGCATCTCCTCTATTCCTGAGAAAATCGGCCAACTCTCTCAGCTTACACATCTGGAACTGAAGGGAAACTGTCTGGATCGGCTTCCGGCTCAGCTTGGTCAGTGCTGCCTTCTCCGCAGGAGCTGCCTGATGGTGGAGGATCACCTCTTTGACTCGTTGCCCATCGAGGTCAAAGAGAGCATCAATCAGGAATCTAGTGTTTCTTTTGCAAACGGGTGTAAATGTCTAACTGATGGACGGTAGTGACATCCTGTTTGACATCAAATGATGATGAATCTTCTgttgaaaaagtattttttttaaacgatACCATTAGAAACAGTAGTTTAGGTTAGAGTATGTTTCATTGACTTTTAGAAGCTTATACAACAAACATGGCACAGCACATAAAAGGTCGATACCACTGGAAAAACATGAGCTGAACTACAGGAACTATCATGGTTTGTGTCATGtctggatttttctttttcttttttttaaattaatgtagGTGTATATTACTTCAAAGATTTGCTATTTCTAAACCTTTTGTATGCACAAATACATATAGAAGATTTAGGcatatttgtataattttgaaACAGTCCCCTTTCAGTCccctgtgattttatttgattttctttAGAGTAACTAGATTCTGCTCCATGGGGAGTAAACTTATTATATATTCATACCAAGAGTTCGATAAAAAGATTGATACCACTTATTTATATAGTCATATCTGACCCTTAAAGTTGGAGTGAAAGgctttcacatttaaattaacATCTGCAATATTCAAAGAAAATATGGTCACCAGGGTAACCGTCAGGTAAATCTCTTTGTGTGTAGCTTAGTTTGCTGTAGCAGAAAACTGCAGTACATTTAAGTCTGGTTTCTGGAGCCTCAGTGGCCATTCATTGTACATCAACTTGCAGTGATTGTTTTTCCAAAGCTGAAGAAGGCAACAACTATAATGACAGACATGGAGGCTACAGCATCCACGAATACAGCAGGAAACCTAAGAAGTGCCAAGCAAAAATTCTGAAGCACCAGTTAAGAAAGAAACTTGCCTTCATAGGAAtggtttacagttttaaaaagacAGCCGTCAGTATTAAGGCATATGCCCATGTCAGCGATGTTTGCATAACTACTGTCACTgccaaaagagagaaacaaaaatttCTCACTGCAGGTTTAAATCTGAAGCTACAGCCATGAGAtacttagcttagcttagcattaagactGGAAACAATTAGTCTGGTTCTGTGCAAAACTAAAACAATTTATCGGTACCGCTAAAACTGACCAACTTGTATATCTATTAACTTTATAAGTCATTTGTACAAAATTGAGGCTGCTAATTTCCCTGTGTGCACAGTCTTTATGCTACGCTCAGCTAACCAGCTaactgtagcttcatatttagcatACCTTAAAGTGGTACCAATCTTCCTCTCTGACcctccaaaaaacaaacagaatcccCAAAACTATTATGTTTAAATGTCAGTTCACTGAAATTACAAATAGTATAATGTCAAATATGTTATACAGTTATTTAAAACTTTATGCATCAaagttttgccttttttatttatttctgcatttaacaGCAGCATCTCTTTCCAGAAACTTTGTGTGCATTCAGATGGATAATTCACAGATCTCACtggtttcagattttttaaaaatagtttttagtATAGTAACTAATTTCTAACTAATTTCAACGTAAATATGTTACAGCAAAGTTGTCCAGAATAAACAGAATGTTGTTCATGAGAagctgtgctgcttttaattttttttttgcagcacaagcaaaataaaactcagttgtttttttgtttgtttgtttttttagaaatattggAATATAAGACCCAAACTTTTTTGATGGCTGTATGCCattacaataaatacaaaaacgtgtttttgtaatttcaatcaaagaacctttcaaaaatatttgtaatgaaaagtcTGAACTCAAGGTCCACTTACTCGCTTCACCTATATACACATTTACAGAAATAATGTGAGTATCTGCTGGGGAAGACCACAAAAAGCTCCAGAAACAGTCTGAGTAGTCCCACAACTGTTTGAGTGCAATCATAAAATTACTTTTAGTCCCcacatttaaaatttgtttgatttatgtGCAGCAATGACTATACGTAGATGGCATTTAAAAATTCCTATTACATGTTTGCATTCCACTTTTCATGTCTTGCAACAATATCATGTTTCCTTTTAACcctttttctctgcttcttGAGTCCCCTTgccattatttttaaatgtagtttgttttttcaaatgagtAGACAATAAATTCCTTTGAGCCAAAACACAACgctttttatttgttgtacTTTTGCTGTTGTGTCTGAATACATTTTATTCTTGTAAACAATATATTTATCATgtattttgtgtaaattttcTCATTGTCTTTAATGTGTCCTTTCTGCACAGCACTTTGTAAActggtttttaaaatgtgctataCGAATAAAGGAATTATTATACTGTTGCTAATGCTATTATTCAATGCTTCAATTGCACTacagtgtcattttttgcactgaaataacatatatttttatatatagttATGCAGTTGAACCTTCAGCTCTGAAGTCCCTGAATGTCTAAAAATAATTGACATCTAATTTATTCATCCATTATTAAGAAAACAGAGATTGTCAAAGATAACTGCAACAAAACAATTATGTTTTTGtaagccatttaaaaaaattcatagtttcTGTGTCAATATCTGACTAAAGTAAAAATGTGCTCACTTCCCATTTTATTCTAATgcatgatttattatttttttgttgctaattttttttctagaaaataaaagaaggttGAATTGATCACAAAGTATAATAaacccagtgtgtgtgtgtgtgtgtgtgtgtgtgtgtgtgtgtgtgtgtgtgtgcccatgtttttgctatattgtggggaccaaatgtccccacaactgtaggaaaaccgaaaactatgtcatttgtggggacctcatttcggtacccacaagtttaaacactgttttcttggccatgttgttgttactgaaaaaagtaaaagtgcaaaaacatttctttagggttagccattgttttgctTAGGGTaaaggtttggttaaggttagggttagggtaagggtgtcagtcagtatagccttccttaaccctttcctcaggttatttcaggaccagctctccatttAAAGGGtaagattctatctgcctattagaatttacctaacaggattcagtagaataattaagctggtgtcgaggaatactcgcctaggtcctaactgtcttcttccaaacacCTTACCCCtcttatttcaataaatactctcttactaagcagccctcattgtagtagaattgatttatcgatcacgtttgttaacgacagctttcctcttataaCTGTttgcacttgttgatattcctaggttcgttttagaggtttggaaaactaacctcaggggtaatgtttaaggtaactagttggattaaagtaacctttgagaaccattagatttaatgcacacaatcagctTAACTTTTAaccactatgcagaatcagTGGTtcataataatttcattaggcttctctttaaatgcaatatagcgttttattaagcaattattagcaggggcacagcatcaattcatgattaatcaattaattatttctgattactaaaacttaactaaattaaactaagctgagcgtaccttacaaacttctctaattagtaattTTGGATAGAGAGgacggacagccaggccttagctgccacgcccggtcttgacctgcgtctagttgaactcggtacgaagtcttttTTGTGGACGGAGGGTGTTCTtcctaggcagggggagtggagaggtcccgaaagccaatcgttggcctggcagttatcttttgtagcagcagctggaacacaagtgcggcgtctcagctgtctcaCTCtccaggctgtggtgggtcgctgggtcctccagcctcctcctttgcctctctggatgtcgtaggtgctgtcttctcttcatctctttggataactgcagacctctcaggactctccgtctggcagagtgtggtctttgcttgttgaacaaagaacaactttgttccaACAATGTCCTCAGCactctctggagcctaagtcctgcgttgtctccacgtctcttgggcaaaaggtcCAGTGAAGATTCTTCAGGACCTTGGcaatgctctccggcagctccggcgagcagcatttCCCCCCTCCGgaggagaactccgaattcagtgtttTTGACTCTCTTTTATAGTCTCATCCTTACACACATCTCTACCTCGGTACGCCCATTGACTCATAGATTTAGACACCGTCTAACTCTTGTAATCACATACATCAGTTATACAGTAATCATGTTTTTCCAGCAagtacacagcatccaccttccgttgttaacacacacacttcagttgccATGACAATGTTTGCTAGCAGGCCTCGGCCCATCCTGTTAGGCCTGTGGAGACGCCAAGTTCCCCATTTCTGAGGAAACTGCAGTgtcttctgctttttgccctgcacaGACAGAGCTTAAACAGGGATTATTTTAGTTATCATTCAGATACAcagaatcactttttaaatcattcttcttagtctaaacataataaatcatctgaatcatcaatcaacaatttaaaatatatatttcagcaagcataatcatgtggttaacttttaatgtttctcactttaacttttcattggtttgcttaaagcttttatttaggtagtggctgctcctgggatctcaaataacttggccccacttgacaagggttaggggttagatatgaatgggagtcagtggtatgtccccacaatgacagcaagacacacacacgtgtgtgtgtgtgtgtgtgtgtgtgtgtgtgtgtgcgtgtgtgtgcgtgtgcgtgtgcgtgtgcgtgtgcgtgtgcgtgtgcgtgtgtgtgtgtgtgtgtgtgtgtgtgtgtgtgtgtgtgtgtgtgtgtaagacaAAATGAGCTGTATAAATAAGAATATTTAGGTAAATCATGTCTCTTCTATCAGCGGTTTTAGCACTTTCGTCATAATCTGAATTTTGTTCATATGACTGTTGGTAGCTTCTGAGTCAAACTAAGGACTTTTTTCATGTGAAACTGTAGAATAAAAAGATTTAGATTAAATTTTATGATATTAATTTGCCGACGACACCACCGTAGTGGATCACATATTGGACAATGATGAGACCCACTACAGAGAGGAGATCCAGAACCTTATTCAGAGGTGTTCAGATAACAACCTTGTTCTGAACACCAGCAAGACCAAGAAGGTCATTGTGGAcaacaggaggtccaggaggacagAGTACACTTTTCTCTTCATTCAAGGGGAAACGGTGGAGCATGTGCACAACATCAAATTCCTGGGCGTCGACATTACATCTGACCTGACCTGGTCCCTGAACACAGCTCACCTAGTGAAGAAGGCTCAACAAAGACTCTCCTTCCTTCAGAAGCTGAAGCGTGCTGGTCTCTCCTCTCAGCTCCTGGCAAACTTCTACAGTGCCACAATAGAAAGCATCCTCAACAACAGTGTGGTACACTGCACAGCTCAGGACAGAAACAACTTACCCAGGGTGGTAAAAACAGCACAGGGAATTGTGGGAAGTCCTTTTCCAGACCTGAAATCAATATACGCGGGTCAGGTCCAGAGGAAGGCCCGAAGTATTGCTGCCGATCCCATCCACCCAAGAAATGGACTGATTGTTCAGGCAAACAGTACAGAAGCATAAAAACTCTGACTTTCAGACTGAGTTTTTATCCCAGAGCTGTCCAAACCATTTCCCCactacacacacaacagacacactatATGCAATAAAGAACTGAGTCTGCACTGGACTGCACTTTATCAGTCATCCTACTGCTCAAGTGCGCTAATTCTGTtgacatatttgcatttttggggatgttttttaattttagttgTATATAgtgtgctattttcttttttttatctagACCTCAGAGTCACAAATCAAAATTTCGCTGTGCGGAAACACAAAGACAATAAAGATTCTTAATTCTTTAGGTTTACTTTGGGTTAAGTTTTCCAATGGAACAGCATGTCACAGATGAATTGATatgaatggtgtaattttgctgatttaaaaaaaaagaaaaaagatgtttGCCAGATCTGTTGGTAGGTTTGTGTAATCATAATTCTATTTGAATATATTATGAATAAGTTCCTAGTGTCAGACTGCTTTGTCCCATTAGAGCCAGTATGtgtctaaaaatgtcaaattcccGAATTGTTGTGTAGTTCTGCCCTCTGGTGGAAGCAGATTATTACCACAAATTTCTCTGTGAATGTTGATCATTTACTGCATATATTGTTCAGGACTTaggcatttcttttttgttttgttttgtttttagcagctTATCAGACAATAATTTGGCATAATTGAAAGCTACTGATTAGGTTGGTAATAAATTAAGTTTTTTGGTACGTATAAAGGTACAAGCCTTGAATCTTTGCTATTACTGCATCTCCATATTACATAGTAGTACAGGGATAAAGTAGCACATAGCATAGACTTCCTCACTAATACTCCCACACATCACTGTTCCAAGGGCCCGGCTATAACCTAAAGGGAACAGAATATTTGCAGTCAGGGCCTCAAGGCTCTGGAATGATCTGCCCAAGGAATATAGGTCACTGACTCAGTGACTCTTTAAAGTAGATTCTTTAAAATAGTTGTATCTTAGTGCCTTACTCAAGTTTGAACTGTCATatatggggctgcacagtgactcagcggttagcactgttgccttacAGCTAGcagatccccggtttgcgtcctggtctggacctgggatctttctgcatggagtttgcatgttctctctgtgcatgcatgggttttctctgagtactctggcttcctcccacagtccaacaacatgctgaggttaactggtgattctaaattgtctgtaggtgtgaatgtgagtgtgattgtttgtctctatgtgtagccttgtgatagactggtgacctgtccaggatgtccacCGTCTTTGCATAGAGTTAGGGTTAgagtcatctgggatagactccagcctccctgagaccctaatgaggatttagtgatgtagataatggatggatgaactcatatatttcttttaaaaatcttcttaCCTTTTTTAGACAGTGTGTTGGTAGTTATAGAccaaatttagtttttttttttggttgttttttgtaactTACATTCATCCaaacatccattatctatacactacgttatcctctgtagggttgTGGGTGAGCTGgactctatcccagctgacttagggcgatgGCAGGGTTCACCACAtagtgagacagacagacagcactAACATCACATCTacaaacaatttagaatcaACAGTTAGCCTTGctatgtctttggactgtgggttGAGAACCCACTCAGGGAGGACatgacatgcaaactccacacagaaagatcctaggCCAGGATTTGAATCCAGGACCTTCTAGCTATGggtgctaaccactgaaccTCCATGCAATCCCACTTTGTAACTTGTAATTTTGATAAGTacactataaataaagtttattgcattcaatattaaacataatcACAAAGCTTTATTATTTCCAGTTCTACTGTGTTTGTTAGTTAGTTTTGTAGTTAAAAGTTATCAGTTTGGCTTCTAatgagaacttttttttttattattagttttatGGTATCCATGCTTTAAATCGTCTTGTACCCTCTTATTGATTGTATCTGTCTTTATCCAATTTCAACAGCAGGTTGGAGTAAAGGCCAGCTATGTAAAACCTTTTTCAAAAGGAGCACTACTGCTCTACCTGGAGGACAAATCTGATTCTTTTGATCTCCAAAACATTGAGAAAGTAGATGAAACATGAGAAGTTTTAGTCAGAATTTGAATCAAATGAAGATGACGGTAGCTGATTGTTGACACAAGGCAACATCTTTCAATAGATGGCACATGTGGCTTTCAGAGTTAAACTGGATCTACTTGACTCTTCTGGCCAATCAAGCATATGATATGGATTTGATCAAGAGCATGTTGATGAAATGATCCAAACAGCTTGTATCTGTTTCTCCATTGGCTCTTTGGGGGGTGTAAATAAGTTTTAGGAGCAGAACAGCCGAATTCTCCAGGATCCTCTAGATGAAGTTTCCGAGATGACACCAAAGCATGCTGGCCAGTGTCTTGCTCTTGACCAGGCTGCACACTCTGAAGCTCTTACTGACCGGTTTCATGCAGCCCTGGTGCTGATTCTGTCTGATTTAACAAAGTTTCTGGATAGGTTTTGTCAAGAATAACTGTGACTGTGTCCCAGACAACATTGTGAAAGAGCAGATTATCCACAGATGTGcttgaaacaaccccagatggcAAACTCCTCATGCCAACCACCAGGACAAGATTTGGCTGTAAACAGACCAGGAACACATCCAGGCGTCATCTGACAAAGCAGCCTGAATGAAGGAGCAAAGTTGTCTGGTTCCTGTGTGGATGACACTTCCTGCTCTCCCAGATGGTTGTCTTCAGCTTGTGACCTGCTCATGCAAATCTAAAGGTTTACAACTTGGTGCTCCTGCCTCTAGAAACAAGTGCTCTCCTGCTTCACTCCTGCTTTTGCTacacaaaagaagcaaatgTTTAATCTAAACTTCTCTAGTTAATCAGTTGATAAAGACATTGCACACATCTTGATTGAGAttagtgaaaataaaacatcaccAACTACTCTTGGAAATGCGTAAATTCATGCATTAATTCTGCATATCAGAACTATATGGCTTAACAAACATGCCTTGGTTTTATTGAAAGAGGAAAAATTACCAACATTTGCCTTGAAAATAACCCTGAGTGTCAAAATACAAGTTTTTCTGCACTCTATAATGATTGATCTGCCATTAACAAACAATGCCCccaaaagtaaagaaaaacaaaacaaaaactttggCTGACACGTTTTACAGCACTAATGCAGTCATATTGCATAATTCTTACTTGTAAGATAGACAAAAATACTTTCACAGAAATATTTTGAATACAATTTAGAGATTTCAGTTAATTTGAGCTATATGTTTTGAGCATTGCAATCATAAAACCCGACGGCGACTTTGACATAACAtctttttaactttaattttccGACATTGTGcagtcctctttttttttttttttttgcaataactTCTTACTTCTGCTGTACAAACAAGTATTGGAGGCTTCATAGTTTCATATAACATGGATCAAACTATGCGATATATGCAATTAGTGATCCGTACATGTGTAGAAACagttaaaacactgtaaaatcaTTCAGTCATGTTACACTGTGTTATCAAGTATTCATGAACAGTTTAAACGTGAATCATACTTCATTAGTAGTTATAGTTTATGGCATATATTCTAAAAAACATAATGTATACATGTACGTTTAAACCAGAGCTTAAAATGGGCTTATGTTtgataatgaaatatttgtATGTTGTTAAATGGTTTATCCTTATTCTGGTTTCACACAATCTAATGCTTTTCCAAGCAGTTTCTTCTGATCTAACTTGTGCCTGTATTTCACCACTAGAGGACACTGTGTTTTATTCTAGCATCCTTTTCAGCTGATGTTTTGCCAACtatacacacatgcaaacaaaccCTCTCTCCCTGCTGCCTTGTTTTCTGAACTACACAGAGGGCGGACATCATCACCGCAGACTTGATGGCGACTGTTGCGCCATTTGGCTCGTCGGCTGCGGGCTGGGAGGAGTAAACATATGTCATGATAACTCTGGgcagagcagcagacagacgATGCATGACTTTAAGCTGGCCTGACACCCGGGTTGTTAAAAGTCTGCCATCAGGTGGACGAGGGAAACACACGGCCTGCAGTCCAGCCTTCATTACTTCCTTGGGATCAAGCAATGGCCTTAGCACTCGTCACAAACACTTAGCGTGCGCTTCCCCCCTCTCAGGACTACACTGCCAGCCATGTTTGTATGAAGTGGTCATCACAGAACACAGAGCAGCCACAGTGCATCCTGGAGACAGGGCTAACATGATGTCAATTTAAAAGGTTGACTGGCTCCTCAATCTGTGCATCTCAGCCCTGCACTGAGCATACGCTGTGACACGTCAGCCGAGGAGACATGTTATTGCTTTAACGACCTGCTGTGCATCCTGGGCTCTCGGGTTTGATGAGTGCTGCCTGCTTTGTCCTTGGCAGGCAGCATATTTTTAACAAATGCAGGTGTTTATTGAGGATAATAAGCACTCCTGCTCTAAGCACCAGTGAAACTGCgagaaaatgtaatttgaatTTTGGACTGTTTCGGCCAATTCATTTTCCTCCTGGTTTTTCTGGTAATAAGACGTGAGCGTTTATTTGGTCTGAGCTGAGGCTGTGCTGTGAATCCTGGATCTGTCTGTGGCCTGCTACTCCGCTGATGCCCCGAGGAAAGCAGCAGATCTTCAGCGACAGCACTTTGTGAGCACTTGCACAGCTGATGAGCTGTAATTATGCTTTAATTATTTCTGTGGGGCATTATTCTCTCCCGACGTGAAACCAGGCCCCCCTccgtcctccctcctccctgcaAATTAAGACATTCAgtattttgaaaacatttggtGATGAAACTCTCTCCAGTGAAGTCCACTAATTACTGCACAGCCTCGTGTCAGCACCCATAGAAGGCAGCTTTGATGTCTACTGCCCAGGATGATAATCAAGGGCACAGATCgcatgtgattggctgtaatTGGGAcaagttgtttaaaaaaaaaaaaagggcaccGCATGACTTTGACGGCTGCTTTGCACAGCCACTGCTCCGAGACACTAACCCCCGCCTCCCCCCATCCTGTGCCCACAGGGTGAGGAAGCCTTGTCACTTATTAAGGAGGCTGTTGCCATGAAGTGACAGATGTCCTGATGTGATGTGTCTGCATCTTTGGCCTCCATCTGTCTTGTTAGTACACATAGTTAAGGATGGTGTGAGGAGAGAGCTGTTGTTCTTTCATATATGTTAAATGTATTGGAAGTTCTGTTTCTGGGAGCTGAAACTAGCTCCCCTGGCAATCCCTCGACAACAATCTCTCAGTGCTTCTTTTTCCACCTCTTGTTTTTCAAGGTTTCCCTGCCTCCTCCACCACTTCTGCAGGCCCTGATGTTCAGGGTTCAGTGCCACTGAACCATCTCCAAATCTCCATTTTTGCTCTGCTTTGCTCCCTGCTTGGCAGAGAAAGATTAGGGGCTCGGGTTCTGGGGTGCGCATCCCACCCTCTCTCTCGTCCTCACACCCTCCCCCTCTTCACCCATCCTCGGAGATTCAAATCCTTTTAGCTTCTTCCTCAGGTAAAATTGCCAAGGACCTTGTGAGCCCTAGGTTCCCCTGGAGGTAAAATCTATAATGGAGTTTTGATATGAGCAAGAACAGCCTTGAAAATGGACTTCTTTGACTAGCTAGCTGCCTCGCAGAAGGTCAACAGTACTCCAGGTGGACACAACATGCCACAACTGTGTTAGAAAAAGGCAGAACAAAGGAACAGTTTTACTCCAAAGAAAGTGACCTGTAGACACtgtggtaaataaaaaatcaaagtGATGTGTTgcttttgtaaatttttttcaAAGTGAATTATTCAGAATCACTTACAATCTCACCATGAAGTTTTGCATAGAAATGTCTCAGTGGGACAATAATCACTTATTTAGTCTCATATGTAGATTTGTGCCTCTATGcctttaaaacaaccaaaattaaCTGCAAATGACTGCAAATGAATGAAACTGATGAAAAGTAGTTTGTGAGTTTACAATTAATccataatgtgtgttttttttttctcttactgCTTTGATTCAAAGATAGAGGGCACCAGAGGCTCAGTTTTGGGAAAAAGTGCTGTTAAAGCCTCAACACAGAAGATCAGAAATGCTTTGTCTACAGTGTATATTGTGATTTTATAATAGCTCTGAACCCTATAGCCAGAGGGCCTTGGTTAGGGATaggaaa
This region of Acanthochromis polyacanthus isolate Apoly-LR-REF ecotype Palm Island chromosome 4, KAUST_Apoly_ChrSc, whole genome shotgun sequence genomic DNA includes:
- the lrrc8db gene encoding leucine rich repeat containing 8 VRAC subunit Db is translated as MFTLTEVASLNDIQPTYRILKPWWDVFMDYLGIVMLMLAIFSGTMQLTKDQVVCLPILEQTPEVAGGFLGAQTPEPTDGLWNKESAIGEQAAPLMAKRPPDSIAPTIHVTQSASFGQPQPTGVRTKLDFQQYVFVNQMCYHVALPWYSKYFPYLALIHTIVLMVSSNFWFKYPKTSSKIEHFVSILGKCFESPWTTKALSETACEDSEENKQRLAGASSLLKHLSTSSEEGSPNQSAPMLTKSGVTFSAEKLVSEVPSMTILDKKDGEQAKALFEKVRKFRAHVEDSDLIYRLYAIQTVIKTVKFILILCYTMTFVASIDFDHVCEPEIKHLTGYAKFQCTHNMAFMLKKLLVSYIALICVYGIICIYTLFWLFRRPLKEYSFEKVREESSFSDIPDVKNDFAFLLHMVDQYDQLYSKRFGVFLSEVSENKLREISLNHEWTFEKLRQHVTRNPQEKLELHLFMLSGVPDAVFDLTDLEILKLELIPEARITAKISQMINLQELHFYHCPAKVEQTAFIFLRDHLRCLHVKFTDVAEIPSWVYLLKNLRELYLVGNLNSENNKLIGLESLRDLRHLKILHLKSNLTKIPTNITDLSPHLLKLVIHNDGTKLLVLNSLKKMMNLAELELLNCELERIPHAIFSLNNLQELDLKSNNIRSIEEVISFQHLKRLTCLKLWHNKIITIPLSISHVKNLESLYLSHNKLESLPSPLFTLLKLRHLDLSHNSIVVIPLEVGFLQNLQHFAINGNKVEVVPKQLFKCTKLRTLCLSHNCISSIPEKIGQLSQLTHLELKGNCLDRLPAQLGQCCLLRRSCLMVEDHLFDSLPIEVKESINQESSVSFANGCKCLTDGR